A window of the Mesorhizobium opportunistum WSM2075 genome harbors these coding sequences:
- a CDS encoding polysaccharide biosynthesis/export family protein: MFEAFGSGPLSGRSRLMATCLALSLAFPQLATADEYHLGSQDKLTIRIAEWQTVEGTFRDWTAVNGQYTVGPSGTLSVPFVGELPAAGKTTAEVAAAIGEALQRKLALSDKPEASVEMAQFRPFYISGEVQNPGQFPFVPDLTVLKAISVAGGIRRTADYGPQLGKDLVTAKGNFDISDDQRVRLLVRRARIDADLAGKTSFEAPKEVEGDPRLPTIVADEMTILTADQKALKLKLEALDDLKSVLQAEIESLQKKIVNQQKQVDLAQQQLASIGPLAQKGLVANARLLDSQQSVTDLQGKILDYETAILTAKQAISKATQDAIDAQNTLSSSLAADRQQTEADLNEAALKVNMQKGLIAQATDPATTAAITNDQQPTLLYSLVRNVDGKTSEIAAKEETQVLPGDVIKVKLAPLASQ, translated from the coding sequence ATGTTCGAAGCCTTTGGCAGCGGCCCACTCTCCGGCCGCTCGCGGCTCATGGCCACATGCCTCGCGTTGTCCCTCGCTTTTCCCCAACTCGCAACCGCCGACGAATACCATCTCGGCTCGCAGGACAAGCTCACCATCCGCATCGCGGAGTGGCAGACCGTCGAAGGCACGTTCAGGGACTGGACGGCGGTCAATGGCCAATACACGGTCGGCCCTAGCGGCACGCTGTCGGTGCCTTTCGTCGGCGAGTTGCCGGCGGCCGGCAAGACCACGGCGGAAGTCGCGGCGGCTATCGGCGAGGCGCTGCAGCGTAAGCTCGCTCTGTCGGACAAGCCCGAAGCCTCGGTCGAAATGGCGCAGTTCCGGCCGTTCTACATTTCGGGCGAAGTGCAGAACCCCGGCCAGTTTCCCTTCGTGCCCGATCTGACGGTGCTGAAAGCGATCAGCGTCGCCGGCGGCATCCGGCGCACCGCGGACTACGGCCCGCAGCTCGGCAAGGACCTGGTCACCGCCAAGGGCAACTTCGACATCTCCGACGACCAGCGTGTCCGGCTGCTCGTCAGGCGCGCCCGCATCGATGCCGACCTTGCGGGCAAGACGAGCTTCGAGGCACCGAAGGAGGTCGAGGGCGATCCACGGCTGCCGACCATCGTCGCCGACGAGATGACGATCCTGACGGCCGACCAGAAGGCGCTGAAGCTGAAGCTCGAGGCGCTCGACGATCTCAAGAGTGTCCTGCAGGCCGAAATCGAATCGCTGCAAAAGAAGATCGTCAACCAGCAGAAGCAGGTCGACCTTGCGCAGCAGCAGCTCGCCAGCATCGGTCCATTGGCCCAGAAGGGCCTGGTCGCCAATGCGAGACTTCTGGATTCGCAGCAGTCCGTCACCGACCTGCAGGGCAAGATCCTCGACTACGAGACAGCCATCCTCACCGCCAAGCAGGCGATCAGCAAGGCGACGCAGGACGCCATCGATGCCCAGAACACGTTGAGTTCCAGCCTCGCCGCCGACCGGCAGCAGACCGAAGCCGATCTGAACGAGGCCGCGCTGAAGGTGAATATGCAGAAAGGCCTGATAGCCCAGGCCACCGATCCCGCGACGACGGCCGCCATCACCAACGACCAGCAGCCCACCCTGCTTTATTCACTGGTGCGCAATGTGGACGGCAAGACCAGCGAGATCGCGGCGAAGGAAGAAACGCAAGTGCTGCCCGGCGATGTGATCAAGGTCAAGCTGGCGCCGCTGGCCAGCCAATAG
- a CDS encoding O-antigen ligase family protein has protein sequence MKIPKSLLVDPEKNSAYGAFAVAVSIWAFSYSVIFGQVLILAYYAVWLPLILVDYRRFLRQLSSAWLPLLFAAYVCFSVFWSQAPGTTARTAIQYLSHIACAYVAARTVSARTLTLGALIGIFFVLLYSLKVGGYSEDVLDGTYNFVGAFASKNQIGFVGSLGIYFSVVFLAFLRRGRLSFILTVPVVLLSAYVLVVSHSATSMASIPAVLALIALLAMSKLLSRRYRRVIFLVGAGMIVVVAVVALNLGLMDFVLGIFGKDSTLTGRTYLWEQGWDAAQRSPILGVGYAAYWVQGFAEAERLWNEFYITTRTGFHFHNTYIEALVELGFTGATMVSLIMLRTLYGHVSMVIFKAWQAESVVLFGVMVLLLIRSFVEVEILNPYIMGSFLMYFSYFKLARLPVTGTRRSPAFEPADANRGEAEWPRHAGRPATADPS, from the coding sequence ATGAAGATTCCCAAGTCCCTGCTGGTCGATCCCGAAAAGAACTCCGCCTATGGCGCCTTTGCCGTTGCCGTCTCGATCTGGGCGTTCTCCTATTCCGTCATATTCGGCCAGGTGCTGATCCTGGCCTACTACGCCGTCTGGCTTCCGCTCATCCTGGTCGACTACCGGCGCTTCCTGCGGCAGCTGTCCAGCGCCTGGCTGCCGCTGCTGTTCGCGGCCTATGTCTGCTTCTCCGTCTTCTGGTCGCAGGCGCCCGGCACTACCGCAAGGACGGCGATCCAGTACCTTTCCCATATTGCCTGTGCCTATGTCGCGGCGCGCACCGTCAGCGCGCGCACCCTGACGCTGGGCGCCCTGATCGGGATATTCTTCGTCCTGCTCTATTCACTCAAGGTCGGGGGCTATTCCGAGGATGTCCTCGACGGCACCTACAATTTCGTCGGCGCCTTCGCGTCCAAGAACCAGATCGGTTTTGTCGGCTCGCTCGGCATCTATTTCTCGGTTGTGTTCCTCGCCTTCCTGCGGCGTGGCCGGCTCAGCTTCATCCTGACGGTGCCGGTCGTGCTGTTGTCGGCCTATGTGCTGGTCGTCTCGCATTCCGCCACCTCGATGGCCTCGATACCGGCGGTCCTGGCGCTGATTGCACTGCTTGCCATGAGCAAGCTCTTGTCGCGGCGCTATCGCCGCGTGATCTTCCTGGTCGGTGCCGGCATGATCGTCGTGGTGGCTGTTGTGGCGCTCAATCTTGGGCTCATGGACTTCGTGCTTGGCATCTTCGGCAAGGATTCGACGCTCACCGGGCGGACCTATCTCTGGGAACAGGGCTGGGATGCCGCTCAGCGGTCGCCGATCCTCGGCGTCGGTTATGCCGCCTATTGGGTGCAGGGATTCGCCGAGGCCGAGCGGCTGTGGAACGAATTCTACATCACCACCCGCACCGGCTTTCATTTCCACAACACCTATATCGAGGCGCTTGTCGAACTCGGCTTCACCGGCGCGACGATGGTGTCGCTGATCATGCTGCGCACGCTTTACGGCCACGTCTCGATGGTGATCTTCAAGGCGTGGCAAGCCGAATCGGTGGTTCTCTTCGGCGTGATGGTGCTGCTGCTGATCCGCTCCTTCGTCGAGGTCGAGATCCTCAACCCCTACATCATGGGCTCCTTCCTGATGTATTTCAGCTATTTCAAGCTGGCACGGCTGCCCGTTACCGGCACGCGGCGGTCGCCGGCCTTCGAGCCGGCGGATGCGAACAGGGGCGAGGCCGAATGGCCGCGGCACGCCGGCCGTCCGGCGACTGCCGACCCTTCGTGA
- a CDS encoding SDR family NAD(P)-dependent oxidoreductase: MPMHFAGRFAGRSAVITGGASGIGLAVAQRIVGEGGRVSVWDRDPAQIEQAKAVVAGLHGVTLDVADAQGVEAATARTIEALGGVDILVTSAAITGPNMTTWSYSTEDWQKVIDININGVFYCNKALVAHMLERDYGRIVNIASIAGKEGNPNASAYSTSKAAVIGLTKSLGKELAKTKITVNCVTPAAVRTAIFKQMSQEHIDFMLSKIPMARFGEVEEVAALICWIASEECSFTTAAVFDVSGGRATY; encoded by the coding sequence ATGCCTATGCATTTTGCGGGACGCTTCGCCGGCCGGTCGGCGGTCATCACCGGCGGGGCCTCGGGCATCGGCCTGGCGGTGGCGCAAAGGATCGTCGGCGAAGGCGGGCGCGTGAGCGTCTGGGATCGCGACCCGGCCCAGATCGAACAGGCCAAAGCCGTTGTTGCCGGCCTGCACGGCGTGACGTTGGACGTTGCCGATGCGCAGGGTGTTGAGGCCGCCACAGCGCGGACGATCGAAGCCCTTGGCGGCGTCGACATCCTGGTCACCAGCGCGGCCATCACCGGACCGAACATGACGACCTGGTCCTATTCGACGGAGGATTGGCAGAAGGTCATCGACATCAACATCAACGGCGTCTTCTACTGCAACAAGGCGCTCGTCGCGCACATGCTCGAACGCGACTATGGCCGCATCGTCAACATCGCCTCGATCGCCGGCAAGGAAGGCAATCCCAACGCCTCCGCCTACAGCACGTCGAAAGCAGCGGTGATCGGCCTGACCAAGTCGCTCGGCAAGGAATTGGCCAAGACCAAGATAACGGTCAATTGCGTGACGCCGGCGGCCGTGCGCACCGCGATCTTCAAGCAGATGAGCCAGGAGCACATCGATTTCATGCTGTCCAAGATACCGATGGCGCGCTTCGGCGAGGTCGAGGAAGTGGCGGCACTGATCTGCTGGATCGCCTCGGAGGAGTGCTCGTTCACGACGGCCGCGGTGTTCGACGTCTCCGGCGGCCGCGCTACCTATTAA
- a CDS encoding glucoamylase family protein has protein sequence MPEAYPATLSDDELLDRYQRAAFGYFLENVNPDNGLVADTSRPNSPASIAVVGFALSCYPIGVERGWMTRETAVELTLAALRFFSASPQGSGDEVTGHKGFYYHFLDMRTGLRVWRCELSMVDTALLIAGFLVASAYFAGRDEKETEIRELAEALYRRVDWRWAQGSSPTLRQGWKPRSGFLHYGWEGYNEATILYVLSMASPDSPTSDDCYEGWTATYQWENIYGHDVLYGGPLFMHQFSHAWIDFAGIRDAFMREKNSDYFENSRRSTYLHRDYARHNPYGFDGYGENLWGLSAGDGPGGFRASVERRRHRFSGYAARGAPFGPDDGTIAPWSYPASLPFAPDICLAALRHLGDRYPQVIDNFRLPSGFNPTLASRRKFGRNGWISEGHYGLDQGIVAMMIENHRSRLIWELMRSNPHIRRGLDKAGFTGGWLSQLASPEPGGRDVA, from the coding sequence TTGCCTGAAGCATATCCCGCCACGCTGTCCGACGACGAGCTTCTGGATCGCTATCAGCGCGCCGCCTTCGGCTATTTCCTGGAGAATGTGAACCCCGACAACGGGCTGGTTGCCGACACGTCACGGCCGAATTCGCCGGCCAGCATCGCGGTCGTCGGTTTCGCGCTGTCCTGCTATCCGATCGGCGTCGAGCGCGGCTGGATGACGCGCGAGACGGCGGTGGAGCTTACCCTTGCCGCGCTGCGTTTCTTCTCGGCCAGCCCGCAAGGCAGCGGCGACGAGGTCACCGGCCACAAGGGCTTTTACTACCACTTCCTCGATATGCGGACCGGGCTGCGGGTCTGGCGTTGCGAGCTGTCGATGGTCGACACCGCCCTGCTGATCGCCGGCTTCCTGGTGGCGAGCGCCTATTTCGCCGGCAGGGATGAGAAGGAAACCGAAATCCGCGAGCTGGCCGAGGCGCTCTACCGGCGCGTCGACTGGCGCTGGGCGCAAGGCAGCAGTCCGACCTTGCGGCAAGGCTGGAAGCCCAGGAGCGGCTTTCTGCACTATGGCTGGGAAGGCTACAACGAGGCGACGATCCTCTATGTGCTGTCGATGGCCTCGCCGGACAGCCCGACGTCGGACGACTGCTACGAAGGCTGGACGGCGACCTACCAGTGGGAAAACATCTATGGCCATGACGTGCTCTATGGCGGACCGCTGTTCATGCATCAGTTCTCGCATGCCTGGATCGATTTCGCAGGCATCCGCGACGCCTTCATGCGCGAGAAGAATTCGGACTATTTCGAGAACAGCCGCCGTTCGACCTACCTTCACCGCGACTATGCCCGGCACAATCCCTATGGCTTTGACGGCTATGGCGAGAACCTCTGGGGACTGTCGGCCGGGGACGGACCGGGCGGCTTCCGCGCCAGCGTGGAGCGACGGCGCCACCGGTTTTCCGGATACGCCGCGCGCGGGGCGCCTTTCGGGCCGGATGACGGGACGATCGCGCCATGGTCCTATCCGGCGTCGCTGCCCTTCGCGCCTGACATTTGCCTGGCGGCCTTGCGCCATCTCGGCGACCGCTATCCGCAGGTGATCGACAATTTCCGGCTGCCGAGCGGCTTCAATCCGACATTGGCCAGCCGGCGAAAATTCGGCCGCAACGGTTGGATCTCGGAAGGCCATTATGGGCTGGACCAGGGCATCGTGGCGATGATGATCGAGAACCACCGCTCGCGCCTGATCTGGGAGTTGATGCGGTCCAATCCTCACATCCGCCGCGGCCTGGACAAGGCCGGCTTCACCGGCGGATGGCTGTCGCAGCTCGCAAGCCCCGAGCCTGGGGGCCGCGATGTCGCGTGA
- a CDS encoding mercuric reductase, giving the protein MSRERTKAAAFPVDRNDVELIQGAHPPRWKNPEPDGSYNLVVIGAGPAGLTAARDAASLGAKVALIERRLIGGACVNVGGVPSKSIIRTARLYADMRDAENFGGDTPERLHVDFERAMMRMRQIRERISRADSAAAIASQGIDLYFGEARFAGTDTVVVAGKTLRFRKALIATGAHPSGPAIPGLAEAGYLNNETMFDLTKCPPRLLVIGGGPLGCETAQAFCLLGAKVILAQSDPMFLPGEERDAAQILSDALAREGVEVCLNTEVVAVRTKGGQKLADLMRDGDVTTISVDEIITGVGRSPNVDGLGLEDAGVAYNANGIKVDDYLKTTNPHIYAAGDVCLEYKFTHTAEATARIVVRNALFRGRGKLSDLVVPWCTYTDPEIAHVGLYPVEARQNGIPVKTYTVLMHDVPRAVMDGEEEGFVKIHVREGSDRILGATVVAAHAGEMINAVTLAIRSGMGLHALADVIHPFPTQAQGIKMAGDAYRRTRFTTLRRRLAARWLAWSRR; this is encoded by the coding sequence ATGTCGCGTGAACGGACAAAAGCCGCCGCCTTCCCGGTCGACCGCAACGATGTCGAGCTGATCCAGGGCGCGCATCCGCCGCGCTGGAAGAACCCGGAGCCGGACGGTTCCTACAATCTCGTCGTCATCGGCGCCGGGCCTGCCGGACTGACCGCCGCGCGCGACGCCGCAAGCCTTGGCGCCAAGGTCGCGCTGATCGAGCGCAGGCTGATCGGCGGTGCGTGCGTCAATGTCGGCGGGGTGCCGTCGAAGTCGATCATCCGCACGGCCAGGCTCTATGCCGACATGCGCGACGCCGAGAATTTCGGCGGCGACACGCCGGAGCGTCTGCACGTCGACTTCGAACGCGCCATGATGCGGATGCGGCAGATCCGGGAGCGGATCAGCCGCGCCGATTCGGCCGCCGCCATCGCTTCGCAAGGCATCGACCTCTATTTCGGTGAGGCACGCTTCGCCGGCACGGACACGGTGGTGGTCGCCGGCAAGACGCTGCGGTTCAGAAAGGCTTTGATCGCGACAGGTGCGCATCCAAGCGGGCCGGCGATTCCGGGGCTTGCCGAGGCCGGCTATCTCAACAACGAAACCATGTTCGATCTCACGAAGTGCCCGCCACGGCTCCTGGTCATCGGCGGCGGGCCGCTCGGCTGCGAGACGGCGCAGGCCTTCTGCCTGCTCGGTGCCAAGGTCATCCTGGCGCAGAGCGATCCGATGTTCCTGCCGGGCGAGGAACGCGATGCCGCGCAGATCCTTTCGGATGCGCTGGCGCGCGAGGGGGTCGAGGTCTGCCTGAACACCGAAGTGGTGGCGGTGCGGACAAAGGGCGGCCAAAAGCTTGCCGACCTGATGCGGGACGGCGACGTGACGACGATTTCCGTCGACGAGATCATCACCGGTGTCGGCCGTTCGCCCAACGTCGATGGCCTTGGCCTGGAAGACGCCGGGGTCGCGTATAACGCCAACGGCATCAAGGTGGATGATTATCTCAAGACCACAAATCCGCATATCTACGCGGCGGGCGATGTGTGCCTGGAATACAAGTTCACCCATACGGCGGAAGCGACCGCCCGCATTGTCGTGCGCAACGCGCTGTTTCGCGGGCGCGGGAAGCTCAGCGACCTTGTCGTTCCCTGGTGCACCTATACCGATCCGGAGATCGCCCATGTCGGTCTCTATCCGGTGGAGGCACGCCAGAACGGCATTCCGGTCAAGACCTATACGGTGCTGATGCACGATGTCCCCCGTGCCGTGATGGACGGCGAGGAAGAGGGGTTCGTCAAGATCCATGTCAGGGAGGGATCCGACCGCATCCTCGGCGCGACGGTGGTCGCCGCCCACGCCGGCGAGATGATCAATGCGGTGACGCTCGCCATCCGGTCAGGCATGGGATTGCATGCCCTGGCCGACGTGATCCACCCCTTCCCGACGCAGGCCCAAGGCATCAAGATGGCGGGCGACGCCTACCGGCGAACGCGGTTCACAACCTTGCGCAGGCGTCTGGCGGCGCGCTGGCTGGCCTGGTCGAGGCGATGA
- a CDS encoding bifunctional DNA primase/polymerase, with the protein MHGATAEHSGMQPVTETEYAIRLLAKGYICVPLCAGGKHLDLQAMEYRPLHLQSRRRDLKELAFQSVAFHLSQKPPTGDDIRRWFRKFAGNVGILGGFSNLLILDFDDAATYLSWSSKHEALLNRTPIARSPNGFHVYLRTRDPTASSSLYAGMRRIGHVKALGGYVVGSPSMLKDGSSYSWLKDHSPFDVDPSPIEGLASLSLRAVSPFKYHYDRMLNRGFFEPP; encoded by the coding sequence ATGCACGGTGCGACCGCGGAACACTCGGGGATGCAGCCTGTAACTGAAACGGAATATGCAATCCGGCTCTTGGCCAAGGGCTACATCTGCGTGCCGTTGTGTGCCGGGGGCAAGCATCTCGATCTCCAGGCAATGGAGTATCGTCCCCTACATTTGCAGTCCCGTCGAAGGGACCTGAAAGAGTTGGCGTTCCAATCGGTTGCCTTTCATCTGTCGCAGAAGCCGCCAACCGGCGACGACATCCGGCGCTGGTTCCGTAAGTTTGCCGGAAATGTCGGAATCCTTGGAGGGTTCTCCAACCTTCTTATCTTGGATTTCGATGATGCCGCGACCTATCTGAGCTGGTCGAGCAAGCACGAGGCCCTTTTAAATCGCACGCCGATTGCAAGATCGCCGAACGGGTTTCATGTCTATCTCAGGACGCGCGACCCGACGGCTTCGTCCAGCCTCTATGCCGGCATGCGCCGGATCGGCCACGTGAAGGCGCTTGGGGGCTATGTCGTTGGCAGCCCCTCTATGCTCAAGGATGGCTCGTCCTACAGCTGGCTGAAGGACCATTCACCATTCGATGTCGATCCGTCGCCCATCGAGGGCCTCGCTAGTCTCTCGCTTCGCGCAGTCTCGCCGTTCAAATACCACTATGACCGCATGCTGAACCGTGGCTTCTTCGAGCCCCCATGA
- a CDS encoding glycosyltransferase, whose product MASSSPHEYRARMSLPDGARPDISIVIPARNAAATIDATLRSLVADRDLIGEILLVDDGSNDQTAAISIQSAREYELPLQVLSIRLGSAGAARNAGMARAKGKFLFFLDADDEVIAGGLGLLREALVSNPGAGLSIGSSIRRTAGRPDKLKAPHGYTSDRALNARRYLFNEAWPIAVGSALVAAAATAAISFPETTGLDEDTCYWAALLARSDVATTPAPVLLYHHDEARMARRFVQTPRATFLAIALELDKLAGLGLAKDILQWRKAWIAQRISRQLLKHKQYRAAKRMMRAVRAHKTLGGSWKTLQYHTRIHAGAIVERPGHQLDARRDRERRTLIVSYDPASPPTSGSDLRNFRNADAAARFGPVCLVSVKPKIAGNAPDPLIRVEGLSIQGEPRTASVGWWRTRAENRIPRSALTRLETLAREFRPDTIIVEGVGLFKLLRPLRPLAAQLILDMHNVESDLAAQIRRLSAKRTAAAFGVRFLERKALSLVDRVWVCSNLDRQKLMRLSRHKIPIHVVPNGIPQAGDVPTDMPAEPSTGNGFPVIVFIGHLAYPPNVDAAQRLASVILPRIRNALPDARLVLAGRTPRPAVQALAGLPGVELIEDPADVAPLLSSAHLTVVPLTAGGGTRIKILEAMAAGVPVIATPIAAEGLDLVENDEVLLADTDETLAEMAIGLCLDPERRARQRLRAHQAAWARFGLQAIRDAVRDGLGPNGPAA is encoded by the coding sequence GTGGCTTCTTCGAGCCCCCATGAGTATCGAGCCCGCATGAGTCTCCCGGACGGCGCGCGACCGGACATCAGCATCGTCATCCCCGCAAGGAATGCGGCCGCGACGATCGACGCGACCCTGCGCAGCCTTGTGGCCGACAGAGACCTCATCGGTGAGATCCTTCTGGTCGACGATGGATCCAACGATCAGACCGCGGCTATCTCGATCCAAAGCGCCCGCGAATATGAATTGCCGCTGCAGGTCCTCAGCATACGGCTTGGCAGCGCCGGTGCCGCCCGCAACGCCGGTATGGCGCGTGCCAAGGGCAAGTTCCTGTTCTTCCTCGATGCCGACGACGAGGTGATCGCGGGAGGCTTGGGGCTGTTGCGTGAGGCGCTTGTGAGCAATCCCGGAGCCGGCCTGTCGATCGGATCCAGCATTCGACGCACCGCGGGCCGGCCGGATAAGCTCAAGGCTCCACATGGATATACAAGCGATCGGGCCCTGAACGCCCGACGCTACCTTTTCAATGAAGCGTGGCCGATCGCCGTGGGAAGCGCATTGGTCGCAGCCGCGGCGACGGCCGCCATCAGCTTTCCCGAAACCACCGGTCTCGATGAGGATACTTGCTATTGGGCGGCCCTGCTGGCACGCTCCGACGTGGCGACGACCCCCGCGCCGGTGCTTCTCTATCACCACGACGAAGCGAGAATGGCGCGGCGATTCGTCCAGACCCCCCGAGCCACATTTCTCGCGATCGCACTGGAACTGGACAAGCTTGCCGGTTTAGGCCTTGCTAAGGACATTCTGCAATGGAGGAAAGCCTGGATCGCGCAGCGGATTTCCAGGCAGCTCCTCAAGCACAAGCAATACAGGGCTGCGAAGCGCATGATGCGTGCCGTTCGCGCCCACAAGACCCTGGGCGGGAGTTGGAAGACATTGCAATATCATACCCGAATTCATGCCGGGGCCATTGTGGAGCGGCCTGGTCATCAGTTGGATGCCAGGAGGGATCGGGAAAGACGCACGCTGATCGTGTCGTACGACCCGGCTTCTCCGCCAACTTCAGGTTCGGATCTGAGAAACTTCCGCAATGCCGACGCAGCCGCCAGGTTCGGACCGGTGTGCCTGGTTTCGGTAAAGCCGAAGATAGCAGGGAATGCGCCTGATCCATTGATCCGCGTCGAGGGCCTTTCGATCCAGGGAGAGCCCCGCACGGCCTCGGTCGGGTGGTGGCGCACCAGGGCGGAGAATCGCATACCGCGTTCCGCCCTGACGCGGCTTGAGACGCTCGCCCGTGAATTCCGCCCTGACACCATCATTGTCGAGGGCGTCGGCCTGTTCAAGCTGCTGCGGCCGCTGCGGCCGCTGGCGGCGCAGCTCATTCTCGACATGCACAATGTCGAGTCCGACCTTGCCGCACAGATCCGGCGTCTCAGTGCCAAGCGAACCGCGGCGGCATTCGGCGTCAGGTTCCTTGAAAGAAAAGCGCTGTCCCTTGTCGACAGGGTATGGGTCTGCTCGAACCTGGATCGCCAGAAGCTGATGAGGCTTTCCCGGCACAAGATTCCGATCCACGTGGTTCCGAACGGAATTCCGCAAGCCGGCGATGTTCCCACGGACATGCCTGCCGAGCCGTCGACCGGCAACGGCTTTCCGGTGATCGTGTTCATCGGCCATCTCGCCTATCCGCCAAACGTCGATGCCGCACAGCGATTGGCCAGTGTCATATTGCCCCGTATTCGAAACGCCCTGCCGGATGCCAGGCTTGTCCTGGCTGGACGCACGCCGAGACCGGCCGTGCAGGCACTGGCCGGATTGCCTGGTGTGGAGCTCATCGAAGATCCCGCCGACGTGGCGCCACTCTTGTCCAGCGCGCATCTCACCGTCGTCCCGCTGACGGCGGGTGGCGGCACACGCATCAAGATCCTGGAAGCAATGGCCGCGGGCGTGCCGGTGATCGCCACGCCGATCGCGGCCGAGGGCCTGGACCTGGTCGAGAATGACGAGGTGCTGCTGGCTGACACCGACGAGACGCTTGCCGAGATGGCCATCGGACTCTGTCTCGATCCCGAACGCCGGGCGCGGCAACGCCTTCGCGCGCATCAGGCGGCATGGGCAAGGTTCGGCCTGCAAGCGATCCGCGACGCCGTTCGTGATGGGCTTGGACCAAACGGCCCCGCCGCATGA
- a CDS encoding glycosyltransferase gives MIPAILHQTWKTDRVPARFQAYADSWKRHNPHWTVMFWSDRMLLDFVAEHYPDFLPVFCTYPNGVERSDAARYMLLHHFGGVYADIDCECVAPFDPVMNETRIVLCKEPASHSAVQLEFRGLPYLLFNGTMASPPGHPFWLHLLSMMPGLAGAKDVLDATGPCLLTSAQRDYDDQAAFAIHPSGLFTPVTSAGSAEREAADDTTALSIHHWAGTWWIPEPPPNWTTKLRNRAYRLWYQLTRGAYLDEAVAKAGVDKAVLSAPPPSGKNIAVLVPLRDAADLIQPFLDALEGLDYPKERIKLVFCEGDSLDGSWERLQAATAGLTGKYRDIVLLQRRVGTSLDRAKRARPRMQRVRRGAIAKVRNYLIDHGLSKDDDWALWIDIDVWRFPGDALNRLIATGHRIAVPNCVKIAGGGSFDLNSFIVRRQTRDYRYYRDIRGGLHQPPAQTPNRYHLSDVRHLDIIGLDAVGGTMLLVDAALHRGGLRFPEIPYRDLIETEAFGVLANDLGIRPVGLPKLEILHVPW, from the coding sequence ATGATTCCAGCAATCCTGCACCAGACGTGGAAGACCGACCGTGTCCCCGCGCGCTTCCAGGCGTATGCCGACAGCTGGAAGCGGCACAATCCACACTGGACGGTGATGTTCTGGAGCGACCGGATGCTGCTCGACTTCGTTGCCGAGCACTACCCGGATTTCCTGCCGGTGTTCTGCACGTACCCGAACGGCGTGGAGCGGTCGGATGCGGCCCGCTACATGCTTCTGCATCATTTTGGCGGGGTCTACGCCGACATCGACTGCGAATGCGTCGCGCCCTTCGATCCGGTCATGAACGAGACCCGGATCGTGCTGTGCAAGGAGCCGGCTTCGCATTCGGCCGTCCAGCTGGAATTCCGCGGCCTGCCCTATCTCCTGTTCAACGGGACGATGGCGAGCCCGCCCGGTCATCCTTTCTGGCTGCATCTCCTGTCGATGATGCCCGGGCTTGCCGGCGCCAAGGACGTGCTCGACGCCACGGGTCCTTGCCTGCTGACCTCCGCCCAGCGCGATTACGATGACCAGGCGGCCTTCGCCATTCATCCTTCCGGCCTGTTCACGCCGGTGACGTCGGCCGGCAGCGCCGAGCGCGAGGCCGCCGACGACACGACAGCACTTTCGATCCATCACTGGGCCGGCACCTGGTGGATCCCTGAGCCGCCGCCGAACTGGACCACCAAGCTTCGCAATCGAGCCTACCGGCTTTGGTATCAGCTGACGCGTGGCGCGTATCTCGATGAGGCCGTGGCGAAAGCGGGCGTCGACAAAGCGGTCCTGTCGGCGCCGCCGCCTTCAGGCAAAAATATCGCCGTACTGGTGCCGCTTCGCGACGCCGCCGACCTCATCCAGCCATTTCTCGATGCGCTGGAGGGGCTCGACTATCCCAAGGAGAGGATCAAGCTGGTTTTCTGCGAGGGTGACAGCCTGGATGGGAGCTGGGAGCGGCTGCAGGCCGCGACGGCGGGATTAACCGGCAAATATCGTGACATCGTCCTGCTGCAAAGGCGGGTCGGCACCAGCCTCGACCGGGCAAAACGGGCAAGGCCCAGGATGCAACGCGTGAGGCGGGGCGCGATCGCCAAGGTGCGAAATTACCTGATCGATCACGGGCTGAGCAAGGACGACGACTGGGCACTGTGGATCGACATCGACGTCTGGCGCTTTCCCGGCGATGCCCTCAACCGGCTGATCGCCACGGGACATCGCATCGCGGTGCCCAACTGCGTGAAGATCGCCGGCGGCGGCAGTTTCGACCTCAACAGCTTCATCGTAAGGCGGCAGACAAGGGATTATCGCTATTACCGCGACATCCGTGGCGGTCTCCACCAGCCTCCCGCGCAAACACCGAACCGGTATCATCTCAGCGATGTCAGGCATCTCGATATCATCGGCCTCGATGCGGTCGGCGGAACCATGCTCCTGGTCGATGCCGCCTTGCATCGCGGCGGCCTTCGCTTCCCCGAAATTCCCTACCGCGACCTGATCGAGACCGAAGCTTTTGGCGTGCTCGCCAACGATCTCGGCATCAGGCCGGTCGGCCTGCCTAAGCTGGAAATACTGCACGTGCCGTGGTGA